The Burkholderia mayonis genome window below encodes:
- the recA gene encoding recombinase RecA: protein MEESKKGSGLTAEKSKALAAALAQIEKQFGKGSIMRLGDGEAVEDIQVVSTGSLGLDIALGVGGLPRGRVVEIYGPESSGKTTLTLQVVAEMQKLGGTAAFIDAEHALDVQYASKLGVNVPELLISQPDTGEQALEIVDALVRSGSIDMIVIDSVAALVPKAEIEGEMGDALPGLQARLMSQALRKLTGSIKRTNCLVIFINQIRMKIGVMFGNPETTTGGNALKFYSSVRLDIRRIGSIKKNDEVIGNETRVKVVKNKVSPPFREAIFDILYGEGISRQGEIIDLGVQAKIVDKAGAWYSYSGEKIGQGKDNAREFLRENSEIAREIENRIRESLGVVAMPQDGGSEAKIMDEEE from the coding sequence ATGGAAGAAAGCAAGAAAGGCTCCGGGCTGACTGCCGAAAAGAGCAAGGCGCTCGCCGCCGCGCTCGCGCAGATCGAGAAGCAGTTCGGCAAAGGGTCGATCATGCGGCTCGGCGACGGCGAAGCGGTCGAGGATATCCAGGTGGTGTCCACCGGCTCGCTCGGTCTCGATATCGCGCTCGGCGTCGGCGGCCTGCCGCGCGGCCGTGTGGTCGAAATCTACGGGCCGGAATCGTCCGGCAAGACGACGCTGACGCTGCAGGTGGTCGCCGAGATGCAGAAGCTCGGCGGCACCGCGGCGTTCATCGATGCGGAGCATGCGCTCGACGTTCAGTACGCGTCGAAGCTCGGCGTGAACGTGCCGGAACTGCTGATCTCGCAGCCGGACACGGGGGAGCAGGCGCTGGAAATCGTCGACGCGCTGGTGCGCTCGGGCTCGATCGACATGATCGTGATCGACTCGGTCGCGGCGCTCGTGCCGAAGGCCGAAATCGAAGGCGAGATGGGCGACGCGCTGCCCGGCCTGCAGGCCCGCCTGATGTCGCAGGCGCTGCGCAAGCTGACGGGCTCGATCAAGCGTACGAACTGCCTCGTGATCTTCATCAACCAGATCCGGATGAAGATCGGCGTGATGTTCGGCAACCCGGAAACCACGACGGGCGGCAACGCGCTCAAGTTCTATTCGTCGGTGCGTCTCGACATCCGCCGGATCGGCTCGATCAAAAAGAACGACGAGGTGATCGGCAACGAAACGCGCGTGAAGGTCGTGAAGAACAAGGTGTCGCCGCCGTTCCGCGAGGCGATCTTCGACATCCTGTACGGCGAAGGCATTTCGCGTCAGGGCGAAATCATCGATCTCGGCGTGCAGGCGAAGATCGTCGACAAGGCGGGTGCGTGGTACAGCTATAGCGGCGAGAAGATCGGCCAGGGCAAGGACAACGCGCGTGAATTCCTGCGCGAGAATTCGGAAATCGCGCGCGAGATC